One genomic window of Mogibacterium diversum includes the following:
- a CDS encoding helix-turn-helix domain-containing protein gives MSTLGEIIYKYRKEHNLSMEAFSKASGISKAYISILERNARPGTNKPIAPSVETIKLASDGMNMDFNKLFSLLEGDISLDHSDRPLPSNIILPAAHKLPIMGTICAGDGVVCEDDYQGTFIVDTDVKADYCLRVRGDSMIGANIYDGDIVFISKSYDFVQDQIYAIERLDYNEASLKRVTQDGDTLILNPCNPEYHAMVTDYEEVRIIGRCVGVLHKYV, from the coding sequence ATGTCAACGCTTGGAGAAATTATCTATAAATATCGAAAAGAGCACAATTTAAGTATGGAAGCTTTTTCTAAAGCGAGTGGAATTAGCAAGGCTTACATCTCTATATTAGAGCGTAATGCAAGACCAGGAACAAACAAGCCAATAGCACCATCAGTTGAGACGATAAAGTTGGCTAGCGACGGAATGAACATGGACTTTAATAAACTTTTTAGCTTATTAGAAGGAGATATATCATTAGATCATTCAGACCGACCTCTTCCATCAAATATCATTCTACCTGCAGCACACAAGCTCCCTATCATGGGTACTATATGTGCCGGTGATGGTGTGGTGTGCGAAGATGATTACCAGGGCACATTTATAGTAGATACAGATGTTAAAGCAGATTACTGCCTGAGAGTAAGAGGAGACAGTATGATCGGTGCCAATATCTACGATGGCGATATAGTTTTTATTTCAAAGTCTTATGATTTTGTTCAAGACCAAATATACGCTATTGAAAGGTTAGATTACAACGAAGCTTCTCTAAAGAGAGTTACGCAGGATGGTGACACGTTGATACTTAATCCTTGTAATCCTGAGTATCATGCAATGGTTACTGACTACGAAGAAGTGAGAATAATCGGGCGATGTGTTGGTGTGCTGCATAAGTATGTGTAG
- a CDS encoding tetratricopeptide repeat protein, which translates to MGLFNFFKHQTVNNTVESNSKETEIGYNLDSEFKPAAKYYKFDTIEQIQRIPVPKTNFECDCDFTQSVEYVLQRKATIYKQDGNLDLAIECLKKATEIMPYSPTFYSDSDYERLENYLKQARRFDEAREVNKKRTSNSATTSYISSLSYFNLVLQEAGAVEVLRNPNVCGDCARFHGRLYDSNAAHGFPNPEIMKKYLEVKRCDCNFDMYPFFYGMSIPTDGNMSSLKKQSNRRFIDDRTKAEKTEFEKNIAEFEALSKDRKDYDWIWEFLPEIAPKSFGGYRNMKNRNSKNYQKLVKAAKDKGYKI; encoded by the coding sequence ATGGGTTTGTTTAATTTTTTCAAGCATCAAACTGTTAATAATACTGTTGAATCGAACAGTAAAGAAACGGAAATTGGTTACAATTTAGATTCAGAATTTAAACCAGCTGCAAAGTACTACAAATTTGATACAATTGAGCAGATCCAACGAATCCCTGTGCCAAAAACTAACTTTGAGTGCGATTGTGATTTTACACAGAGCGTAGAGTATGTTTTGCAACGCAAAGCCACAATTTACAAACAAGATGGCAATCTCGACTTGGCGATAGAATGTTTAAAAAAGGCTACTGAAATTATGCCATACTCACCCACATTCTACAGTGATTCAGATTATGAGCGTCTTGAGAACTATCTTAAGCAGGCACGGCGATTCGATGAGGCAAGAGAGGTAAACAAAAAGAGAACTTCTAATTCTGCAACAACTTCTTATATTTCATCATTGTCATACTTTAATTTGGTACTTCAAGAAGCTGGAGCTGTAGAAGTTCTCAGAAATCCAAATGTTTGCGGGGATTGTGCTAGATTTCATGGTCGGCTGTATGATTCGAATGCAGCTCACGGATTTCCTAATCCGGAGATTATGAAAAAGTATCTCGAAGTCAAACGCTGTGATTGTAATTTTGATATGTATCCATTTTTCTATGGTATGTCAATACCTACAGACGGTAATATGTCATCATTAAAAAAGCAAAGCAACCGTCGCTTTATTGATGATCGTACAAAAGCTGAAAAAACCGAATTTGAAAAAAACATTGCTGAATTTGAAGCTTTAAGTAAAGATAGAAAAGATTATGACTGGATCTGGGAGTTTTTACCGGAAATAGCACCAAAATCTTTTGGTGGATATCGAAACATGAAGAATAGGAATTCAAAAAATTATCAAAAGTTGGTAAAGGCGGCAAAAGACAAAGGATATAAAATCTAA
- a CDS encoding terminase small subunit gives MQANEEKKKTAMELYESGENLIFIAQKLEVKESTLRSWKRRGKWEQSATPKTLQKMQSKKATEKHLKKELGDEAEKLVENKLLTSNQKLFCIYYVTCFNATKAYQKAYKCSRKTAGSNGYRMLKNAEIKKCIRELKENRLNKAMLNPSDIFQKYIDIAFLDITDFVEFGSEKTEDGTSQSYMRFKSDTKVDGTLIAEISMGQTKKIKLEDRQKALAWLADHMDLATEEQKAQVEYIKSKTAAVNKALTGEGAEIEDVDDLEEEIYGSTEE, from the coding sequence ATGCAGGCGAATGAAGAAAAGAAAAAGACCGCAATGGAACTTTATGAAAGCGGTGAAAACTTAATATTTATTGCCCAAAAACTAGAGGTCAAAGAGTCGACTTTGAGGTCATGGAAAAGACGTGGGAAATGGGAGCAAAGTGCAACGCCAAAAACGTTGCAAAAAATGCAGTCAAAAAAGGCAACTGAAAAGCATCTGAAAAAGGAACTCGGAGATGAGGCGGAAAAACTTGTCGAAAATAAACTTCTTACATCTAATCAAAAATTATTTTGTATATATTATGTGACCTGTTTTAATGCTACAAAAGCATACCAAAAAGCATATAAATGTAGCCGTAAAACAGCAGGGTCAAATGGATACAGAATGCTGAAAAATGCTGAAATCAAAAAGTGTATTAGGGAGCTAAAGGAAAACAGGCTTAATAAAGCTATGTTAAATCCATCTGATATCTTCCAAAAATACATAGATATTGCATTCTTGGATATAACCGACTTTGTAGAATTTGGAAGTGAAAAAACAGAGGATGGAACAAGTCAAAGCTATATGAGATTCAAGAGCGATACGAAAGTTGATGGCACTCTGATAGCTGAAATATCTATGGGGCAGACGAAGAAAATTAAACTCGAGGATAGGCAAAAGGCTCTAGCCTGGCTAGCGGATCATATGGACTTAGCCACAGAAGAGCAAAAGGCTCAAGTTGAATATATTAAGTCAAAGACAGCTGCAGTTAATAAAGCCTTAACTGGAGAAGGGGCAGAGATTGAAGATGTTGATGACTTAGAGGAAGAGATATATGGCAGTACCGAAGAGTAA
- a CDS encoding nucleoside triphosphate pyrophosphohydrolase family protein: MIAEIWEHYGEKLQIKQTIEELSELITALTWGNKEDITEEIGDVEIMIAQLKGGLNINTAEVIQYKLKRQMRRIIEEADGRNPNES, translated from the coding sequence ATGATTGCAGAAATATGGGAGCACTACGGTGAGAAACTTCAGATTAAACAAACAATTGAAGAATTATCAGAACTTATTACAGCTCTAACCTGGGGCAATAAAGAAGACATCACAGAAGAAATTGGTGATGTGGAAATTATGATTGCACAACTCAAAGGTGGTTTAAATATCAATACAGCTGAAGTAATTCAATACAAACTTAAAAGACAAATGAGAAGAATTATTGAAGAAGCCGATGGGAGGAACCCAAATGAAAGCTAA
- a CDS encoding helix-turn-helix domain-containing protein, whose amino-acid sequence MTKKEMEELISIKQEINAIEMSLCAPKSTYTFAFYKDYKTGYPIPKIEMGYDDGSICKDQLIKKLIATKKKLQAKIIDAERFIETQTDSELRTILRSYYINGLSQEEIGKLLGYDRSTITKKLKRFWKMKI is encoded by the coding sequence ATGACAAAAAAAGAAATGGAAGAGCTTATATCGATTAAGCAAGAAATAAACGCAATAGAGATGTCATTGTGTGCTCCTAAAAGCACATATACTTTTGCGTTCTATAAAGATTATAAAACTGGATATCCTATTCCTAAAATAGAGATGGGATATGATGACGGTTCAATATGCAAGGACCAATTGATAAAAAAGCTTATTGCGACAAAGAAGAAATTGCAAGCTAAGATAATTGATGCAGAGAGATTTATTGAGACTCAAACGGATAGTGAGCTTAGAACTATCTTGCGTAGCTATTACATAAACGGATTAAGCCAGGAAGAGATAGGGAAGCTTCTTGGTTATGACAGAAGCACAATAACTAAGAAGTTAAAACGGTTTTGGAAAATGAAGATTTAA
- a CDS encoding terminase large subunit domain-containing protein produces the protein MAVPKSKEPVKRKSIPYRFGDKHKAYMRRSRDCTYNVAEGSIRAGKTTDNIFAFAHELKRTKDKLHLASGSTLGNAKLNIGDANGFGLEHIFRGQCHWGKFKGNEALYIQGPSTNRKLRVVIFAGGGKADSYKKVRGNSYGMWIATEINLHHDSMIKECINRTAAAKMRKFFWDLNPDNPYAAIYKDYIEKYAAKAAAGEFPSGYNYEHFTLFDNVTISKQRQQELMADYDPETIWYRRDILGERCAAEGVIYKSFADNPSKHIRIFKDYSEKQEWLRTIHFISIGIDFGGNRSLTTFVASAVHYRFQEVDVVKDANIEGKKGDIDPDKLNKSFLIFYKELKRDFPGIPILYIFADNEAQYLINGLAKACRAAGITASIGDSAKKKITDRVYCGNTLLASGRMKVLPECKLLIAGLKSAIWDPKEAEKGKDVRLDNFSSDIDILDAWEYSWERFMKKLLPESKRSN, from the coding sequence ATGGCAGTACCGAAGAGTAAAGAGCCTGTTAAGAGAAAGAGCATTCCTTACAGGTTTGGAGATAAGCACAAGGCATATATGAGGCGATCCAGAGACTGCACATATAATGTCGCAGAAGGTTCTATCCGTGCAGGTAAGACAACGGATAACATATTTGCTTTTGCTCATGAGCTGAAGAGGACAAAGGACAAGCTACATCTAGCTAGTGGTTCAACCCTGGGAAATGCAAAACTTAACATTGGAGATGCAAACGGATTCGGACTTGAACACATATTCAGAGGGCAATGTCACTGGGGAAAATTTAAAGGTAACGAGGCTCTGTATATACAAGGACCGTCTACAAACAGGAAACTAAGAGTGGTTATATTTGCAGGTGGCGGTAAAGCTGACTCATATAAAAAAGTTCGTGGTAACTCGTACGGCATGTGGATAGCTACAGAGATAAATCTGCATCATGACTCCATGATAAAAGAGTGTATCAACCGTACGGCAGCAGCTAAGATGCGTAAATTCTTTTGGGATTTAAACCCTGATAATCCATATGCAGCGATATACAAGGATTACATAGAAAAGTACGCAGCGAAAGCAGCTGCAGGTGAGTTTCCTAGTGGATATAATTACGAGCATTTCACTTTGTTTGATAACGTAACGATTAGCAAGCAGAGACAGCAAGAACTGATGGCAGACTATGATCCTGAAACAATATGGTACAGGAGAGACATACTCGGAGAGAGATGTGCTGCAGAGGGTGTCATATATAAAAGCTTTGCTGATAATCCAAGTAAACACATTCGGATATTCAAGGACTATAGCGAAAAGCAGGAATGGTTAAGAACCATTCACTTTATATCAATAGGGATAGATTTTGGAGGAAACAGGTCGTTAACAACATTTGTAGCTTCAGCAGTCCACTACAGATTCCAGGAGGTCGATGTAGTAAAAGATGCAAACATCGAAGGGAAAAAGGGTGATATAGATCCTGACAAGCTTAATAAGAGCTTCTTGATATTTTACAAGGAGCTGAAGAGGGATTTTCCCGGAATTCCTATACTCTACATATTCGCCGATAATGAAGCACAGTATCTGATAAACGGATTAGCTAAAGCATGCAGGGCAGCAGGTATCACAGCAAGCATAGGTGATAGTGCAAAAAAGAAGATTACGGATCGTGTGTACTGCGGTAATACATTGCTGGCTAGTGGAAGGATGAAGGTATTACCGGAGTGCAAACTTCTAATAGCCGGTTTGAAGTCAGCGATATGGGATCCAAAGGAAGCTGAAAAGGGAAAGGATGTTCGCCTAGATAATTTTAGCAGTGACATAGATATATTAGACGCATGGGAATATTCATGGGAGCGATTTATGAAAAAGCTGCTTCCTGAATCCAAAAGGAGTAACTGA
- a CDS encoding rolling circle replication-associated protein: MIRTKKYYTGDYLELEIYNVSPRKRIIKRAEKRHESSPAQKNLNSKRSQRYFVRLCNLNFKEGDFSIDLTYDDAHLPYDREQVLKDITNYVARVRREMKKRSSEPVKYVYVISNHKGDDTGSKARPHIHMIFGNVDRDVIEDKWKAGFSNSDKLKFDEYGITGKALYMARQGKSKRCWGSSINLEKPDPIVSDKAITKSQMERIINDPSDGLYISKLINKNNKTRYTFTDCLVEHDGRQLALFGQDEENGGNGSGFSLLIRMRKTENCRR, encoded by the coding sequence ATGATAAGAACGAAAAAATATTACACTGGAGATTATCTCGAGTTAGAAATATATAATGTGTCTCCAAGGAAGAGAATTATAAAAAGAGCAGAAAAAAGACATGAGTCATCACCGGCACAGAAAAATCTTAATTCGAAAAGGAGTCAGAGATACTTTGTCAGATTATGCAATCTTAATTTCAAAGAGGGAGACTTTAGCATAGATCTCACATATGACGATGCTCACCTGCCATATGACAGAGAGCAGGTACTTAAGGACATAACTAACTATGTGGCAAGAGTCCGCAGGGAGATGAAAAAGAGATCCAGTGAGCCAGTGAAATATGTGTATGTAATCTCAAATCACAAGGGAGATGATACTGGCTCAAAAGCAAGACCTCATATCCACATGATATTTGGAAATGTGGATAGAGATGTCATAGAGGATAAGTGGAAGGCTGGATTTTCAAATTCTGACAAGCTTAAATTTGATGAATACGGAATCACAGGCAAAGCTCTATATATGGCTAGACAGGGTAAGAGTAAAAGATGCTGGGGTAGCTCCATAAATTTAGAAAAGCCTGATCCTATAGTTTCAGATAAAGCTATAACTAAATCCCAGATGGAGAGAATTATTAATGATCCATCAGATGGGCTATATATCTCTAAGCTTATTAATAAAAACAACAAGACAAGGTACACATTTACGGATTGCCTTGTTGAACATGATGGAAGGCAATTGGCTTTGTTTGGGCAAGACGAAGAAAACGGAGGTAATGGTTCTGGGTTCAGCTTGCTTATACGAATGCGAAAAACAGAAAATTGCAGAAGATGA